The Rutidosis leptorrhynchoides isolate AG116_Rl617_1_P2 unplaced genomic scaffold, CSIRO_AGI_Rlap_v1 contig310, whole genome shotgun sequence region TTTCATGGAAGACAAAGAAGCAGTCTACTGTATCTTTATCTTCAGCTGAAGCCGAATACCAATCTATGGCCAAGACTGTTTGTGAAATAGTCTGGTTAAGGGGTCTACTTCTGGATCTCGGGGCTCGCGTTAAAGGACCAACTTTACTCTTCTATGATAATGATTCAACACTCAAGCTTACAGCAAATCCTGTACTGCATGAGAGGATGAAACATATAGAAGTCGATTGTCACTTCACTCAAGAAAAGATTCAAGAAGGAATTGTCGAGACAAGAGGAATCAGGACCTCGGAGCAACCCGCTGATATATTTACTAAACCTATTTACCAAAGACAACATACATATCTTCTAAACAAGCTAGGCGTCTTGGACATATATAAGCCACCAGCTTGAAGGGGAGCATTGGAAGATATGATTTTGTGATATGTATTGATAGGGAATCAAGTATATTTTAGGATTAGAAAGATAGGAAAAGATAGGAAAATATTTAACTTCCTTTATTAATTTCTTCTTTGTAATTA contains the following coding sequences:
- the LOC139882817 gene encoding secreted RxLR effector protein 161-like, whose protein sequence is MTRPNICYAMQTLSQFMHSPKQSHMNAALKVVRYLKTCLGLGILLSRKCNMEMTAYCDVDYATCPMSRRSITGFYIKVEESLLSWKTKKQSTVSLSSAEAEYQSMAKTVCEIVWLRGLLLDLGARVKGPTLLFYDNDSTLKLTANPVLHERMKHIEVDCHFTQEKIQEGIVETRGIRTSEQPADIFTKPIYQRQHTYLLNKLGVLDIYKPPA